GAACCGTATCCTCACGGGAACTCCCAGTTCCTGCGCCAATTCCATTCCCAGATGGAAGGCAAGCTTTTCCATCTCCTTGATTTCATCGGAAAAGACTCTCTCATCCACCATGAGCCAGACCTCCAGGGAGTCCCTCCGATCCTGATGGCTTCTGATGAAACGGTACGCACCTGGAATGAAACCCAATGCACGCTCCAGCAGTCTCAAAATCTGCTGCCGATAAATCTTCACTCCACGCACCAGAATCACCTCTTCCGACTGCGGAGCGAACCATTCCATTTTCTTGAGGGTCCTTCCACAGGGACACGCACCGGGGGTCAGGCGCACCATGTCCCCCGTTCGGAACCTTATCAAGGGAAAGGCCCGGGTGGTCAATGTGGTGAGAACCAGTTCTCCCACTTCACCGTCCGGAAGGACATTTCCCGTCCCGGGATCGATCACTTCCGCCAGAAAATGATCTTCATTCACGTGAAGCCCCTGACGCTCTTCGCACTCAAAGGCCAAAGCGGGCCCTGGCACCTCGCTCAGCCCGTAGTGCACCCATGTTTTCACGTGAAGCTGCTCTTCAAGCCGAACCTGCAGATCGGAATCGGGCGCGTCCCCCACGAGGAGGAGCGTTTTCAGGGCCAGGGCATTGGGATTGAGATTGGCCTTGAACAGATGATGAATCCATTGAGTTGCGCCGGAAGCGCTTGTGAGAAGCACCGAGGTCCTGTAATCCCGCATGACCATCAATTGCTTTTCAGGGGGAAGAATGGTGAGAGGAATCACGCTGGCCCCGATGGCTTCCGCTCCGTCCTTGTAATCCCGACCCCAATTGGCCAGACCCGAATCCAGATCGATTTGAAGGATATCGGAGGATGTCACCCCGGCGGCAGTGAGGGCTCGAGCCAGGATTTCCCTCCATACCAGGAGATCCTGCCTGGTGTAGCCGCTCACCGTCGGCTTCAGACCGGTTCCCCTCGCCGTGTGAATGCGCACCACATCACGCAGGGGCACGGCAAAAAGGCCATATGGATAATTATCACTGAAATGCTCGCGCTGGATGAAAGGGATGCGACAAAGATCCCGAAGATCCTCCACATCCGCCGGCCCTATTCCCTGCTTTTCAAAACGATTCCGATAGAAAGGCACATTTTTGAAAGCCCGGTTGAGTGTGCTCTGGAGCCGTTCCAATTGCTGCTGTCCCCGTTCCTCCACATGGAGACATTCTTCCTCTGGATTCCAAATGGGCATTTCCTAGGCCCTCCCCTCACAAAATTCACGGTAGTCTTTCCCCAGATAGGCACGCTTGACATCCTGATCGGCCAGCAGGTCCACGGCGTTCCCCTCCAAAACGATGCGTCCATTTTCCAATACATAACCGCGATCGGCAATCCGCAGGGCCGCCTGAGCGTTTTGTTCCACGAGCAGAATCGTTATCCCTTCCTCTTTGAGCTGCAGGAGAGTGTCCAGGATGAGCCGGACAAGGAAGGGCGCCAACCCCATGGAGGGTTCATCCAGAAGGATGAGCCGCGGACGCGCCATGAGCGCCCGTCCGATGGCCAACATCTGCTGTTCGCCGCCGGAGAGTGTCCCCGCAGCCTGCCTGGACCGCTCTCTCAAAACGGGAAACAGGTCCAAGACCCGTTCCAGGTCTTCAAAAATACCCTGATGTTCCCGTTTGCGGTAACGCAGATATGCCCCCAGTTTCAAATTGTCGATGACACTGAGAGGAGGAAAGAGCATTCGCCCTTCAG
This region of Desulforhabdus amnigena genomic DNA includes:
- a CDS encoding phenylacetate--CoA ligase family protein encodes the protein MPIWNPEEECLHVEERGQQQLERLQSTLNRAFKNVPFYRNRFEKQGIGPADVEDLRDLCRIPFIQREHFSDNYPYGLFAVPLRDVVRIHTARGTGLKPTVSGYTRQDLLVWREILARALTAAGVTSSDILQIDLDSGLANWGRDYKDGAEAIGASVIPLTILPPEKQLMVMRDYRTSVLLTSASGATQWIHHLFKANLNPNALALKTLLLVGDAPDSDLQVRLEEQLHVKTWVHYGLSEVPGPALAFECEERQGLHVNEDHFLAEVIDPGTGNVLPDGEVGELVLTTLTTRAFPLIRFRTGDMVRLTPGACPCGRTLKKMEWFAPQSEEVILVRGVKIYRQQILRLLERALGFIPGAYRFIRSHQDRRDSLEVWLMVDERVFSDEIKEMEKLAFHLGMELAQELGVPVRIRFKERETFGKHEQVDGS
- a CDS encoding ABC transporter ATP-binding protein yields the protein MLRIRNLKCYYGRIRAINGVSLSVRSGELIALIGANGAGKSTLLQTICGLLPRWEGEIEFEKEPLQGLKPPAMVQRGISLVPEGRMLFPPLSVIDNLKLGAYLRYRKREHQGIFEDLERVLDLFPVLRERSRQAAGTLSGGEQQMLAIGRALMARPRLILLDEPSMGLAPFLVRLILDTLLQLKEEGITILLVEQNAQAALRIADRGYVLENGRIVLEGNAVDLLADQDVKRAYLGKDYREFCEGRA